The Acidaminococcales bacterium genome contains the following window.
TCTCGGATTTTTTCGCAGCTTCGCGACGAAGTCATATATTGCGCCGTGTGTCAGCCGCGGCCCCACGACATTCGGGAAACGGATGACATTGACCTTTAAATCGTTCATAGCCGCATACGCGGAGATGAACGCCTCTGACGCCAACTTAGCCGCGCCGTAGTAGGACACCGGCCGTAAATCGCCTGTGTCCTCTTTGAGCATCTCTCTCTTGTCGCCGTACACTGCGGAAGTGGAGGAAAACAGCAACTCTTTCACATTATGCTTGCGCATCGCGTCAAGCAGCGTCACAGTGGTGAAAAATGTGTTGCGATAGTCTATGCTTGGATCTTTGCCGCCTTTCTGAATGTCGGAGTTCGCCGCAAGGTGGCATACCCGGTCGAACTTGTGTTCATCGAATACCTCGTCAAGTTTTGCGGCGTCGCAGATGTCAAACGCGCAAAACGTGAAATCCGGGTTGCCGCGGCAATGCCGTATCATATCCTCGCTGCCAAGGCACAGGTTGTCGACACACACCACGCTGTCGCCGCGTTCAAGCAGAGCGTCGGTCAGGTGGCTGCCTATAAAGCCTGCGCCGCCTGCCAATAAAATTTTCATGCCAGACTCCTTTTCGGCTTATCGCCGACATATATTACGGTCGAGCCGCTTCTGCTGAACCCAAACTCCATATAGGTCAGATCGGACAGCGCGTTTTTCACCGCGTTATGCCTGTGTTCCGGCACATAGAACAGCAAAAACCCCCCGCCGCCCGCGCCGAGAAGCTTGCCGCCCATTGCGCCCGCGGACACCGCGGTCTCATACGCTTTGTCTATAAACGGATTGGTTATTCCGCTCGCGAGCTTGCGCTTCTGTTCCCAATTCGCGTGCAATATGCCGCCAAGCGAGTCAATATTATCGCGGATTAGTTCCCTGTGCAACTCATCAGTCAGTTTACTGATTTTAAGCTGCGCCGCTTCTCTCTCGCAATCCGACGCGACATTTTTGCCTTGTTCCGAAAGGATTTGCGACGCTGACCGCAAATCCCCCGTGTAAAACATCAGCAGATTGCGTTCCATACGCTCGTATGCTTCCGGCGACAGTATCACGGGCTCCACGGCAATGCTTCCGTCTTTATTGAATCGGTAGACATTCAGCCCGCCGAACGCCGCCGCGTACTGGTCTTGCTTGCCGATGGGCTCGCCGAGCAGATCTATCTCCGTATGACACGCTTCGGCGGCAAGCGAATCAGCCGATACATACTTGCTGGTATACGCGTAAAGCGTGTGCAGCAGCCCCACGGTAAATGAGCTTGACGAACCAAGCCCAGTCCCCGCCGGGATATCGGCGGTACTGGTAATCTCCACTCCGTTTATGCCGAATTGCCCCAACAGTACGCGGAAAATCGGGTGCTCCAGTTCGGACGGATCATTTACAAGCTCGCTCTTCGAGTATTTGCATATAAGCCGATTCGGATAAAAATACGGGTGGATTGACAGATAGACGTACCGGCTCAACCCCGCCGACAACACCGTTCCGCCATGCTTTTTATAGAACCCGGGTAAATCGCTCCCGCCGCCGCAAAAGCTGACACGAGTGGGAGTTCGAACGATTATCATCTATTGCCGCTAAAGCTCCTTAATATGGCTGATGCCGCACAGAACCTCATAAAACACGGCCATCATCAAATGGTCAAAAATCATATGTACATCCTCCGTTATTTGCATACTCATCACAGGCACGTTAAGCGAGACGTCGGCCAGTTCCGCCAGTTTGCCGCCGCCAAATCCTGTGATACCTACTGTCAGCGCATTCGCAGACTTTGCCAGTTCGATGGCCTTGAGCACATTAGGCGAATTGCCGCTCCCGGAAATGCCTATCACAAGATCCTTTTCGGTTACTTTCCCGCGAAGCTGAAACTCGAATATCGCGTCATAGCTTATATCGTTGGCTATGGCCAAAATGGTTGCAATGTTATCGTTAAGGCATACAAATCGGAACGGTTGCTCCAAATGCTCCGAAAGCCCCTTGTTG
Protein-coding sequences here:
- a CDS encoding NAD-dependent epimerase/dehydratase family protein — its product is MKILLAGGAGFIGSHLTDALLERGDSVVCVDNLCLGSEDMIRHCRGNPDFTFCAFDICDAAKLDEVFDEHKFDRVCHLAANSDIQKGGKDPSIDYRNTFFTTVTLLDAMRKHNVKELLFSSTSAVYGDKREMLKEDTGDLRPVSYYGAAKLASEAFISAYAAMNDLKVNVIRFPNVVGPRLTHGAIYDFVAKLRKNPRELEILGDGKQEKPYIYVSDLIDAMLLLKYEPGVSVFNVGVGTSTTVKRIADIVCDEMGLKDVEYKFTGGSVGWPGDVPKFQYDLSKIHAAGWIAKYTSDEAVRLAARRFL
- a CDS encoding SIS domain-containing protein yields the protein MEYKQAIKEYLDLERSILSKIDADAIGVVMDALDAARKRDGTVYIFGNGGSASTASHFANDFNKGLSEHLEQPFRFVCLNDNIATILAIANDISYDAIFEFQLRGKVTEKDLVIGISGSGNSPNVLKAIELAKSANALTVGITGFGGGKLAELADVSLNVPVMSMQITEDVHMIFDHLMMAVFYEVLCGISHIKEL